In Pelecanus crispus isolate bPelCri1 chromosome Z, bPelCri1.pri, whole genome shotgun sequence, the following are encoded in one genomic region:
- the LOC104026572 gene encoding programmed cell death 1 ligand 2 yields the protein MFQILTMLLLETQIYVVSALFTVEVPQQLYIVEYGSNVTMECRFPVNGSLNLELLTVIWEQKRQGQSKSREVYTLRSGKAFPPSQHHDYIGRAALLQSELKLGRAILQITGVKITDAGSYLCLIDYQGVDYKYITLKVKASYKRINTQVMRKPGEDKFVFMCQSEGFPLAQVFWQNEKNFNLSGSANTTYTLTTDGLYNVTSILTFRPNMSENYSCVFWNKELNGETSAHFSTLALMSTQYSRQKSLILFIVPTCVMVAVLFSALIIFQKRKSFKNGQPKKDRKRKLNPNLKDENRDDFNSQTEALYLSTVTASRDSGSVGL from the exons ATGTTCCAGATCCTTACAATGCTGTTGCTGGAAACACAGATCTATGTGGTTTCAG CTTTGTTTACAGTTGAAGTTCCTCAACAGCTATACATTGTGGAGTATGGGAGCAATGTGACCATGGAATGCAGGTTCCCTGTTAACGGCTCGTTAAACCTAGAACTCCTGACTGTTATTTGGGAGCAAAAAAGGCAGGGCCAGTCGAAATCAAGAGAGGTGTACACACTCCGCAGTGGGAAGGCATTCCCTCCGTCCCAACATCATGATTACATAGGAAGagcagctcttctgcagagTGAACTGAAATTGGGACGAGCTATCCTTCAGATCACCGGTGTGAAGATCACAGACGCAGGGTCATACCTTTGTCTCATTGACTACCAGGGTGTGGACTACAAGTACATTACTTTGAAAGTAAAAG CATCCTACAAGAGAATAAACACTCAAGTAATGAGAAAACCAGGTGAAGACAAGTTTGTTTTTATGTGCCAGTCAGAAGGTTTTCCTCTGGCACAGGTTTTCTGGCAAAATGAGAAGAACTTCAATCTCAGTGGCTCTGCAAATACTACCTATACGCTGACCACAGATGGCCTCTACAATGTCACCAGCATCCTGACATTCAGACCAAATATGAGTGAGAACTACAGCTGTGTGTTCTGGAATAAAGAACTGAATGGAGAAACTTCAGCTCACTTTTCCACTTTAG CTTTAATGAGTACACAGTATAGCAGACAAAAATCCCTGATCTTATTTATCGTCCCCACATGTGTGATGGTAGCTGTCCTTTTTTCTGCACTAATAatctttcaaaagagaaaatcattCAAGAACGGGCAACCCAAAAAAG acaggaaaagaaaactgaaccCTAACCTGAAAGATGAGAACA gaGATGATTTTAACTCTCAAACTGAGGCTTTATACTTGTCAACTGTCACAGCTTCAAGAGACAGTGGGAGTGTGGGTCTGTGA